From a single Marinobacter sp. ANT_B65 genomic region:
- the rpoE gene encoding RNA polymerase sigma factor RpoE encodes MNHQKLVSAGKLAMKPERTGISSMAPDNDQKQAEQPDSQTDLQLVRKVRNGDRAAFDLLVVKYQSRVASIISRYVYDSQEVMDLTQETFIKAYRAIDRFRGDSAFYTWLYRIAVNTAKNHLESRNRRPQGSADSAEAENFDDGRRLRDIASPESLLQRDQLKAELSNAIASLPEELRSAFLLREYDGLSYEDIARILECPIGTVRSRIFRARDAVDRHLGPLLNHSVT; translated from the coding sequence ATGAACCATCAGAAACTCGTATCGGCCGGTAAACTGGCCATGAAACCAGAGCGTACCGGCATATCGTCCATGGCACCCGATAACGACCAGAAACAGGCTGAGCAGCCAGATAGCCAGACAGATCTGCAACTTGTTCGCAAGGTCCGGAACGGGGATCGCGCAGCGTTTGACCTTCTGGTGGTTAAATATCAGTCAAGAGTCGCTTCGATCATCAGTCGGTACGTCTACGATAGCCAGGAGGTCATGGACCTGACCCAGGAAACGTTTATCAAGGCCTATCGCGCCATAGATCGCTTTCGTGGTGATAGCGCCTTTTATACCTGGCTTTATCGTATTGCGGTAAATACCGCAAAAAATCATCTGGAGTCCCGTAATCGCAGGCCCCAGGGCAGTGCAGATTCTGCGGAAGCCGAGAATTTTGATGATGGTCGGCGGTTGCGTGATATCGCTTCGCCGGAGAGTCTGCTTCAGCGCGACCAGTTGAAGGCCGAGTTAAGCAATGCCATCGCCAGTCTGCCAGAGGAGCTGCGGTCAGCATTTCTGCTGCGGGAATATGACGGGCTCAGCTATGAAGATATTGCACGGATTCTGGAATGTCCCATCGGGACTGTGCGCTCGCGTATTTTTCGGGCCAGAGATGCCGTTGACCGGCACCTTGGGCCTCTGCTTAATCATTCCGTGACGTAA
- the nadB gene encoding L-aspartate oxidase has protein sequence MPQSYEYDVLIIGSGAAGLTVALNLPGHLKVCVVSKAAISSGATLWAQGGIAAVLDDKDSTENHVQDTLAAGGGLCNEDAVRFTVEHSKESIEWLIGTGVDFTRDTDAQLHLTREGGHSHRRIIHAADATGHAVSTTLTAQAQARPNIELMSGRVAVDLITNRKLALPGNRCVGAYILNLEDNHVELFRARFTVIATGGASKAYRYTTNPDGASGDGIAMAWRAGCRVANMEFNQFHPTCLYHPHAKSFLISEAVRGEGGLLKLPDGSRFMDNFDKRGELAPRDIVARAIDHEMKRLGADHLYLDISHKPVDFIRHHFPTIYEKCLEFGIDITRDPIPVVPAAHYTCGGIVSDERARTDINQLYVVGEAGFTGLHGANRMASNSLLECLVYGRAAAADITRREADIPPPPEAPPWDESKVRDSDEDVVISHNWDELRHFMWDYVGIVRTTKRLQRAKHRVDLLSREIGEFYSNYRVTNDLLELRNLVTVSDLIICAAMQRKESRGLHYTLDYPGLLPEARDTVLVPTTYRTPSP, from the coding sequence ATGCCACAGTCCTATGAATATGATGTTCTCATTATCGGCAGCGGCGCTGCCGGCCTGACCGTTGCGCTCAACCTTCCTGGGCACCTGAAGGTGTGCGTTGTCAGCAAAGCAGCCATCAGCAGCGGAGCGACCCTCTGGGCTCAAGGCGGTATCGCTGCAGTTCTGGATGACAAGGATTCCACCGAAAACCATGTGCAGGATACCCTTGCGGCGGGCGGTGGTCTGTGCAATGAAGACGCCGTGCGCTTTACTGTGGAACACAGCAAGGAGAGCATTGAGTGGCTTATTGGCACCGGGGTTGATTTTACCCGGGACACAGACGCTCAACTCCACCTTACCCGCGAAGGCGGCCACAGCCACCGGCGCATTATTCATGCAGCTGATGCAACCGGGCATGCAGTGTCCACAACCCTGACTGCTCAGGCACAGGCCCGCCCCAACATCGAACTCATGTCGGGAAGAGTTGCTGTGGATCTGATTACCAACCGCAAGCTCGCACTTCCAGGCAACCGATGCGTCGGCGCTTACATACTGAACCTCGAAGATAATCATGTAGAGCTGTTCCGGGCACGCTTCACGGTAATTGCCACCGGCGGAGCCTCCAAGGCATACCGCTACACTACCAATCCCGACGGAGCATCCGGGGATGGAATCGCCATGGCCTGGCGAGCTGGCTGTCGTGTTGCCAACATGGAGTTCAACCAGTTCCACCCCACGTGCCTGTATCACCCTCACGCAAAATCATTCCTGATTTCCGAAGCCGTCCGGGGGGAAGGCGGGCTGCTGAAACTGCCGGACGGCTCCCGCTTCATGGACAACTTTGACAAGCGTGGAGAACTGGCGCCGCGGGATATAGTGGCCCGAGCCATAGACCACGAGATGAAACGGCTGGGCGCAGATCACCTGTATCTGGACATAAGCCACAAACCAGTGGATTTCATTCGGCATCATTTCCCGACCATTTACGAGAAGTGCCTTGAATTTGGCATCGACATTACCCGGGATCCCATTCCAGTGGTGCCAGCCGCACATTACACCTGCGGCGGCATTGTCAGCGATGAACGGGCACGAACAGACATTAATCAGCTTTATGTTGTAGGCGAAGCCGGATTTACCGGGCTTCATGGCGCCAACCGCATGGCCAGCAACTCGTTACTGGAGTGCCTGGTATACGGCCGGGCTGCCGCCGCCGACATTACACGCAGGGAAGCAGACATCCCCCCTCCACCTGAAGCTCCTCCATGGGACGAAAGTAAGGTAAGAGACTCTGATGAAGACGTTGTAATTTCTCACAACTGGGACGAGCTACGTCACTTCATGTGGGACTATGTTGGCATAGTCCGCACTACAAAACGCCTGCAGAGAGCCAAACACCGGGTAGACCTGCTCTCCCGGGAAATCGGGGAGTTTTACAGCAACTACAGAGTAACCAACGACCTTCTGGAACTCAGGAACCTGGTAACCGTATCCGACCTTATTATCTGCGCCGCGATGCAGCGCAAGGAAAGCAGAGGCCTTCACTACACCCTGGATTATCCGGGACTGCTTCCTGAAGCCCGTGATACTGTACTGGTACCCACAACCTACAGAACCCCCTCTCCGTAA
- a CDS encoding succinate dehydrogenase assembly factor 2, whose translation MQDTQPLADNSDFNRLWWHSRRGMLELDVLLIPFLEKAYRDLDKEDQDRYEKLLVCEDTDMFEWFMQRSRPDDPDLQRIVDIILARVQPD comes from the coding sequence ATGCAAGACACCCAACCCCTAGCGGATAACTCGGATTTCAACCGTCTCTGGTGGCATAGCCGCCGCGGCATGCTGGAACTCGACGTCCTGCTGATTCCGTTTCTGGAAAAAGCCTACCGGGATTTGGACAAGGAAGACCAGGATCGCTACGAAAAGCTTCTGGTCTGCGAAGATACTGACATGTTCGAGTGGTTCATGCAGCGCAGCCGCCCCGATGACCCTGATCTCCAGCGCATCGTGGACATCATTCTTGCCCGTGTCCAGCCGGATTGA
- a CDS encoding YgfZ/GcvT domain-containing protein, translated as MTGIETPVSATPAYTSAEFPPPASGSILLTNRVLVRISGPGTDKFLQGQLSQSLDDVKAGSSPRAAGATPKGRAYCLTRLVRDGDDVLMDLPAELAEPVMTHLRKYIMLFRGTSMALQTESHITGLLGDEAASRVGGEALNRLESPGDTIELDSGFLIRTESTANGLSRYELWQTDAGSPELKGIPEKTLADWQASEIAAGVTMLSTTTSESYVPQMLNWQHLGGIHFKKGCYTGQEVIARMHFLGQLKKSLFRFHADNIGFVPAPGTPIVAGERSVGEVVNAVGFSNGSCELLAVVRHDAADGELAPEGHPGSLLQLKPLPYSVTERESSANNDT; from the coding sequence ATGACTGGCATAGAAACACCCGTTTCAGCCACGCCTGCTTACACATCCGCCGAGTTTCCGCCGCCGGCTTCGGGCAGTATTCTGCTAACCAACCGCGTTCTGGTCCGAATCTCGGGCCCGGGCACTGACAAGTTCCTGCAAGGTCAGCTTAGTCAGAGCCTTGATGACGTCAAAGCAGGCTCATCTCCCCGTGCAGCCGGAGCGACACCAAAAGGGCGGGCGTACTGCCTCACGCGCCTGGTGCGCGATGGGGACGACGTCCTGATGGACCTGCCCGCTGAGCTGGCAGAGCCCGTCATGACCCACTTACGCAAATACATCATGCTGTTCCGTGGCACTTCCATGGCGCTGCAAACGGAAAGCCATATCACAGGGCTGCTAGGCGACGAAGCTGCATCAAGGGTTGGCGGAGAGGCACTGAACAGACTGGAATCACCCGGAGACACAATTGAACTGGACTCAGGCTTCCTGATCCGGACAGAAAGCACAGCTAATGGATTGTCCCGTTATGAGCTGTGGCAAACTGACGCAGGGTCCCCTGAACTGAAAGGCATCCCGGAGAAAACCCTCGCCGACTGGCAGGCATCCGAAATTGCGGCAGGAGTTACCATGCTGAGCACGACGACCAGTGAATCCTACGTACCACAAATGCTCAACTGGCAACATCTGGGAGGAATACACTTCAAAAAAGGCTGCTACACTGGTCAGGAAGTGATTGCCCGAATGCACTTTCTCGGGCAGCTCAAAAAGAGCCTGTTCCGTTTTCATGCCGACAACATCGGCTTCGTACCGGCACCGGGAACACCGATAGTAGCGGGAGAGCGCTCAGTGGGAGAAGTCGTCAACGCGGTTGGTTTCAGCAACGGTTCCTGCGAACTGCTTGCGGTTGTCCGGCATGACGCTGCGGATGGCGAGCTGGCTCCGGAAGGCCACCCGGGGTCCCTTTTACAGCTGAAGCCGTTGCCTTACAGTGTTACCGAGCGAGAAAGCAGCGCAAACAATGATACATAA
- a CDS encoding HDOD domain-containing protein: MSNIAETIRADLTAAIENDKLILPTLPEAALQVRDIAESEDSAIGDLVKVISNDTALSARIIRVCNSPLFRGNRAIENLNMAVSRLGMAYTSNLAMGLAMQQMFQATSDMIDQRLRATWQTSTEVAGVCHVLAQHYTKLKPDQATLAGLVHLIGVLPILRYVEDEDVQISSTMLDQIIEDLHPRIGTAILKKWDFPKDLQNVPMDYANFQREVPSADYADLVMLANLQLVAGSQHPWTEMDWSAISAFDRLGLDPNLDMSEEEDLNAQMEAAMALLQ; the protein is encoded by the coding sequence ATGTCGAACATTGCTGAAACCATCAGAGCAGATCTCACTGCTGCGATCGAAAACGACAAACTGATACTCCCTACACTGCCGGAAGCTGCGCTTCAGGTGCGCGATATTGCCGAGTCGGAAGACTCAGCCATAGGCGACCTGGTTAAAGTTATCAGCAACGATACAGCACTTTCTGCCCGGATTATTCGCGTTTGCAATAGCCCGCTTTTCCGCGGGAACCGTGCAATTGAGAACCTGAACATGGCAGTAAGCCGCCTCGGTATGGCTTACACCAGCAACCTGGCCATGGGCCTGGCAATGCAGCAAATGTTCCAGGCAACCTCCGACATGATTGACCAACGCCTGCGCGCGACATGGCAAACCAGTACCGAAGTGGCCGGCGTATGTCATGTACTCGCCCAGCATTACACAAAGCTGAAGCCTGACCAGGCTACTCTGGCCGGTCTGGTACACCTGATTGGCGTACTGCCCATACTACGTTATGTAGAAGATGAAGATGTGCAGATCAGCAGTACAATGCTGGACCAGATCATTGAAGATCTCCACCCGCGAATCGGTACGGCCATTCTCAAGAAATGGGATTTTCCTAAAGATCTTCAGAACGTGCCTATGGACTACGCCAACTTCCAGAGAGAGGTACCTTCAGCCGACTACGCAGATTTGGTCATGCTGGCCAACCTTCAGTTGGTTGCCGGATCCCAGCATCCATGGACAGAGATGGACTGGTCTGCAATCTCGGCTTTTGATCGCCTTGGCCTGGACCCGAATCTTGACATGAGTGAAGAGGAAGACCTGAACGCCCAAATGGAAGCCGCTATGGCCTTGCTGCAATAG
- the ung gene encoding uracil-DNA glycosylase, translating into MHPVEVLASHLRPDRGWKEHLADEFRQPYMQALAEFLAAEESTGKILFPACAHRFNALNSTPLDQVGVVILGQDPYHGPGQAHGLCFSVRPDVPPPPSLVNMFKEIQSDLGIAPPDHGCLQPWAEQGVLLLNSVLTVVQGQAGAHQGRGWETFTDRVIEVVNREREGVVFLLWGSYARKRGQHIDRSRHLVLEGPHPSPLSAYRGFFGCKHFSRANEWLREQGRVPVNWELPPKADLIASCKGA; encoded by the coding sequence ATGCATCCGGTTGAGGTTCTGGCAAGCCATCTCAGGCCCGACCGGGGCTGGAAAGAACACCTTGCGGATGAGTTCCGTCAGCCCTATATGCAGGCGCTGGCGGAGTTTCTGGCTGCAGAAGAAAGCACCGGGAAGATACTCTTCCCGGCCTGTGCCCACCGTTTCAATGCCCTTAACAGCACACCGCTGGATCAGGTAGGTGTTGTCATTCTCGGGCAGGACCCTTACCACGGTCCCGGGCAGGCCCATGGTCTGTGTTTTTCAGTAAGGCCTGACGTCCCTCCACCCCCTTCACTCGTTAATATGTTCAAGGAAATTCAGAGTGATCTGGGTATTGCTCCGCCGGACCATGGCTGCCTGCAGCCATGGGCTGAGCAGGGTGTTTTGTTATTGAACAGTGTGCTCACTGTTGTTCAGGGGCAGGCGGGAGCACATCAGGGAAGAGGCTGGGAGACGTTTACCGATCGTGTGATTGAAGTCGTCAATCGTGAGCGTGAAGGAGTTGTGTTTCTGCTATGGGGCAGTTATGCCAGGAAGAGGGGGCAGCACATCGATCGTAGCCGGCATCTGGTGCTGGAAGGGCCGCATCCGTCTCCGCTCAGTGCTTATCGTGGATTCTTTGGTTGTAAGCATTTCTCCCGGGCCAATGAATGGCTCCGGGAGCAAGGGCGGGTACCAGTAAACTGGGAGCTGCCACCCAAAGCTGACCTGATTGCCAGCTGTAAGGGTGCCTGA
- the lysS gene encoding lysine--tRNA ligase, translated as MTEHTKNAPQEDNKLIAERRAKLAELRESGNPFPNDFRRDTTAAELQEKYGDKSKEELESMGLKVAIAGRMMLDRKAFKVVQDMTGRMQIYATKDVQKDTKHWDLGDIVGVRGTLCKSGKGDLYVAMDEYLLLTKSLRPLPEKHKGLTDTESRYRHRYVDLMVNEDSRRVFLARSKIITAMRQFFADRDFMEVETPMLQVIPGGATARPFMTHHNALGIDMYLRIAPELYLKRLVVGGFERVFEINRNFRNEGLSTRHNPEFTMVEFYQAYADYNDLMDLTEDMLRAIAEQVLGTTTVVNTRILADGSEESIEYDFGKPFERLTVVDAILRFSPDVTAGQLADEASARQVARDLGIHVKDGWGLGKIQIEIFEATAEHRLMQPTFITEYPKEVSPLARCKDSNPFVTERFEFFVGGREIANGFSELNDAEDQAERFQAQVAEKDAGDDEAMFYDDDYVMALEYGLPPTAGEGIGIDRLAMLLTNSPSIRDVILFPAMRPEHKAENAKNDQPKD; from the coding sequence ATGACTGAACACACTAAGAATGCACCGCAAGAGGACAACAAGCTGATAGCCGAGCGCCGTGCCAAACTGGCAGAGTTGCGTGAGAGTGGCAACCCTTTCCCCAATGATTTCCGACGCGACACCACCGCTGCTGAACTGCAGGAAAAATACGGTGACAAGAGCAAGGAAGAGCTGGAGTCTATGGGGCTGAAGGTTGCGATCGCCGGGCGTATGATGCTTGACCGTAAAGCGTTCAAAGTGGTCCAGGACATGACTGGCCGTATGCAGATCTATGCAACAAAAGATGTGCAGAAGGATACGAAGCACTGGGATCTGGGGGATATTGTCGGGGTGCGGGGCACCTTGTGTAAAAGCGGTAAGGGCGATCTCTATGTTGCCATGGATGAGTACTTGTTACTCACCAAGTCCCTGCGCCCGTTGCCAGAGAAGCATAAAGGGCTGACCGATACCGAATCCCGTTATCGTCACCGCTATGTGGATCTGATGGTGAATGAAGACAGTCGTCGGGTATTTCTCGCGCGTTCGAAAATCATTACTGCCATGCGCCAGTTTTTTGCCGATAGAGATTTCATGGAGGTGGAAACCCCCATGCTGCAGGTTATTCCCGGTGGTGCCACTGCGCGGCCGTTTATGACCCATCATAACGCTCTGGGTATTGATATGTACCTGCGCATTGCGCCGGAACTGTACCTGAAGCGCCTTGTAGTAGGCGGCTTTGAGCGAGTGTTCGAAATTAACCGTAATTTCCGGAATGAGGGGCTATCCACCCGTCATAACCCGGAATTTACTATGGTGGAATTCTATCAGGCGTATGCTGATTACAACGACCTGATGGATCTTACCGAAGATATGTTGCGCGCTATCGCTGAGCAGGTGCTGGGCACTACCACAGTTGTGAATACCCGTATTCTTGCAGATGGTTCGGAAGAGTCGATTGAGTACGACTTCGGCAAGCCCTTTGAGCGCCTGACAGTTGTGGACGCTATTCTGCGTTTCTCTCCGGATGTAACCGCCGGGCAGCTTGCGGATGAAGCGTCGGCGCGGCAAGTGGCCAGGGATCTGGGCATTCACGTCAAGGACGGTTGGGGTCTGGGCAAAATCCAGATTGAGATCTTTGAGGCGACGGCCGAGCATCGCCTGATGCAGCCAACGTTTATTACTGAATATCCGAAAGAAGTATCACCTCTTGCCCGTTGCAAAGACAGCAATCCATTCGTTACCGAGCGTTTTGAGTTCTTTGTGGGTGGACGCGAAATTGCGAACGGGTTCTCGGAGCTCAACGACGCGGAAGACCAGGCTGAACGCTTTCAGGCTCAGGTCGCGGAAAAAGATGCCGGTGATGACGAAGCCATGTTCTACGATGATGATTATGTGATGGCTCTGGAATATGGTCTTCCTCCCACGGCAGGCGAAGGTATTGGTATTGACCGGCTGGCTATGCTCCTGACCAATTCGCCATCCATTCGCGACGTCATTCTGTTCCCGGCGATGCGCCCCGAGCACAAGGCCGAGAACGCGAAAAACGATCAGCCGAAAGACTAA
- the prfB gene encoding peptide chain release factor 2 (programmed frameshift) yields MEINPIVTKIKELRERTEALRGYLDYDQRSERLVEVERELELPTVWDDPERAQALGKERSDLDLIVRTIDNLTTGLADAESLLEMAVEEDDEATVGDIVSDLEALDAELEKLEFRRMFSGEMDANSAYLDIQAGSGGTEAQDWADMLLRMYLRWAERRGFKAEIVELQDGDVAGIKSATIHIQGEYAFGWLRTETGVHRLVRKSPFDSGNRRHTSFSSVFVAPEVDDSFEIEINPADLRVDVYRASGAGGQHVNRTESAVRLTHNPTGVVVACQAGRSQHQNKDQAMKQLKAKLYEREMLERNAEKQKAEDAKSDIGWGSQIRSYVLDDSRIKDLRTKVETSNTQSVLDGDIDKFIEASLKMAL; encoded by the exons ATGGAAATTAATCCCATTGTGACGAAGATTAAAGAACTTCGTGAGCGTACTGAAGCGCTCAGGGGGTATCTT GACTACGATCAACGTAGTGAACGGCTGGTCGAAGTAGAGCGAGAGCTGGAGTTACCCACAGTGTGGGATGATCCTGAGCGCGCTCAGGCCCTGGGTAAAGAGCGCTCTGATCTTGATCTGATTGTCCGCACAATAGATAACCTCACAACAGGTCTGGCCGACGCAGAAAGTTTGCTTGAGATGGCTGTTGAGGAAGATGACGAGGCCACTGTAGGCGATATTGTCTCGGATCTTGAGGCTCTTGATGCCGAGCTTGAGAAGCTCGAATTCCGCCGTATGTTTTCCGGCGAGATGGATGCGAACAGTGCTTATCTGGATATCCAGGCTGGCTCTGGTGGCACCGAAGCTCAGGACTGGGCAGATATGCTTTTGCGCATGTATTTGCGCTGGGCTGAGCGTCGTGGTTTCAAAGCTGAAATTGTGGAGTTGCAGGATGGCGATGTGGCCGGCATCAAAAGTGCCACCATTCACATCCAGGGCGAGTACGCGTTCGGTTGGCTACGCACCGAGACTGGCGTTCATCGTCTGGTTCGAAAATCGCCGTTTGACTCTGGCAACCGTCGCCACACATCTTTTTCTTCGGTGTTTGTGGCGCCGGAGGTGGATGACAGTTTCGAGATTGAGATCAACCCCGCGGATTTGCGGGTGGATGTTTATCGTGCTTCCGGTGCAGGTGGTCAGCACGTTAACCGGACGGAATCTGCGGTACGTCTGACTCACAACCCGACAGGGGTTGTTGTGGCCTGTCAGGCCGGACGAAGCCAGCATCAGAACAAAGATCAGGCCATGAAGCAGCTGAAAGCCAAGCTTTATGAGCGGGAGATGCTGGAGCGCAACGCCGAGAAGCAGAAGGCTGAAGACGCGAAATCCGATATTGGCTGGGGCAGCCAGATTCGCTCCTATGTACTGGATGACAGCCGGATCAAGGATTTGCGTACAAAAGTCGAAACCAGCAACACTCAGTCGGTGTTGGATGGTGATATTGATAAGTTCATTGAAGCCAGCCTGAAGATGGCGCTGTAA
- the recJ gene encoding single-stranded-DNA-specific exonuclease RecJ gives MTPKKILRRPQPVTDPAWGQDLPPLLHRLYAARGVTSDEQLKYTLKDLASPFQLRGIGLAVELLAEAIARNQRVLVLGDFDADGATSTAVAILGLSMLGLKSIDFRVPSRFSDGYGLTPGIIERLQDEGDLPDLMVTVDNGISAIEGVKAARELGIKVVVTDHHLAGEVLPDADAIVNPNQPGCEFLSKNAAGVGVMFYVLIALRKKLRDAGRLPQPEPNLGKLLDLVALGTVADVVPLDHNNRIFVEQGLRRIRQGEARPGILALLEVAGREYANISSTDLGFVVGPRLNAAGRLDDMSVGIACLLADSPDEAARLARELDTFNRERRTIEKDMKAQAQDLLASMSLDLDGLPWGLALFDEDWHQGVIGILAARIREQTHRPTIAFAPDENGVDVKGSARSIPGLHIRDVLAVVDSRHPGVMKKYGGHAMAAGMTLARSDFDVFSQAFDRAVRDALTAADLEAAITTDGPLSSDELSLETAALLKRAGPWGQHFPEPVFDGEFRVVSQRIVGENHLKLVLQPVDGSGIIDAIAFNTGPEVPDYTRTGARVVYKPDANTFRGRTNLQLLVDYLEPLS, from the coding sequence ATGACACCAAAAAAAATCCTGCGTCGCCCCCAGCCGGTCACTGATCCGGCTTGGGGGCAAGACCTCCCGCCTTTGCTTCACCGCTTGTACGCTGCTCGTGGCGTGACCTCTGATGAACAGCTCAAATATACCCTCAAGGATCTGGCCTCGCCCTTCCAGTTACGGGGAATTGGCCTTGCTGTTGAACTGCTTGCGGAGGCCATAGCCCGGAATCAGAGAGTGCTTGTGCTTGGAGACTTCGATGCTGATGGTGCGACCAGCACAGCTGTGGCCATACTGGGGCTTTCGATGCTTGGGCTGAAGAGCATTGATTTTCGGGTGCCCAGCCGTTTTTCGGATGGTTACGGGTTGACCCCCGGGATTATCGAGCGTCTGCAGGACGAGGGTGATTTGCCAGATCTTATGGTGACAGTGGATAACGGAATCTCCGCTATCGAAGGTGTAAAGGCAGCGCGGGAACTGGGTATCAAGGTGGTTGTGACGGATCACCATTTGGCCGGTGAAGTGCTGCCGGACGCCGATGCAATAGTGAATCCGAATCAGCCCGGCTGTGAGTTTCTGAGCAAAAACGCTGCAGGCGTGGGTGTAATGTTTTACGTGTTAATTGCGCTGCGCAAAAAGCTTCGGGACGCTGGCCGTCTGCCGCAACCGGAGCCTAATCTGGGCAAACTTCTGGATCTGGTGGCGTTGGGAACCGTTGCCGATGTCGTTCCTCTGGATCACAACAACCGCATATTTGTTGAACAGGGGCTCCGGCGTATTCGCCAGGGCGAAGCCCGCCCTGGAATTCTTGCATTGCTGGAAGTTGCTGGCCGGGAATACGCAAATATCAGCTCGACTGATCTGGGGTTTGTAGTTGGCCCGCGCCTTAATGCCGCTGGCCGGTTGGATGATATGAGTGTGGGCATAGCCTGCCTGCTGGCTGATAGTCCTGATGAGGCTGCGCGGCTTGCCCGAGAGCTGGATACATTCAACCGGGAAAGACGCACCATTGAGAAAGATATGAAGGCTCAGGCGCAGGACCTGCTTGCCTCTATGTCTCTGGATCTGGATGGGTTGCCATGGGGGCTGGCGCTGTTTGACGAGGATTGGCACCAGGGAGTGATCGGCATTCTCGCGGCCCGCATCCGGGAGCAGACCCATAGGCCAACGATTGCCTTTGCGCCAGATGAAAACGGAGTGGATGTAAAGGGTTCCGCCCGTTCGATTCCCGGGCTTCATATTCGTGATGTGCTGGCGGTTGTGGATTCCCGGCATCCCGGGGTTATGAAGAAGTACGGTGGTCACGCGATGGCGGCCGGTATGACCCTTGCCCGGAGTGATTTTGATGTGTTTTCACAGGCCTTTGACCGGGCTGTGAGGGATGCTCTGACAGCAGCTGATCTTGAGGCTGCAATCACCACCGACGGGCCTCTGAGTTCTGATGAGTTATCCCTCGAAACTGCCGCTTTACTGAAGCGGGCAGGTCCCTGGGGGCAGCATTTTCCGGAACCTGTGTTTGACGGTGAGTTTCGGGTAGTCAGCCAGCGTATTGTTGGTGAAAATCACCTGAAACTGGTTTTGCAACCGGTTGATGGTAGCGGAATTATCGATGCCATTGCGTTCAATACAGGGCCAGAGGTTCCTGACTACACGCGCACGGGAGCTCGGGTCGTTTACAAGCCTGACGCCAATACGTTTCGGGGGCGGACTAATCTTCAGCTTTTGGTGGATTATCTGGAGCCTCTTTCCTGA